The sequence AATCGGCAACCCAAAACCCCTGTTGTTCAATTGAGCAACAGGGGTTTTCATTTAACCTGTATCATAAAACTATACAAATTCAGTAGGAGATTGCTTATGTCAATTCGAGTATGTTTAGCTGGGGCAACGGGCTGGGCTGGTTCGGCGCTAGCTCAAGGCCTTGCCAAAACCAACGATTTGCACTTGGTAGCGGCGGTTTCACGCAGCCACGCTGGCCAACACTTGGGGATTGTGTTGAATCAGCCTGAGCTGGATTGCCCAATATTTGCTACTGCCGAAGAGGCGCTGAGCCAGCCCTGTGATGTATTTGTCGAATACACTAAACCTGCTGTAGCACTTGATAATGTGTTGAAAGCCTTAGCAAACGGAGCGCATGTGGTGATTGGCACATCGGGTTTAGATGATGCAGCCTATGCAACAATTAACGAAGCGGCTGTAAAAGCCCAACGTGGCGTGCTAGCGGTCGGCAACTTTGCATTAACCGTCGTGTTGCTGCAAAAATTTGCCACAATTGCCGCACGCTACATTCCGCACAGCGAAATTATCGATTACGCCAGCGATAAGAAAATTGATGCGCCGAGCGGCACAGCCCGTGAATTAGCGTATCGACTCGGCCAAGTGCG comes from Chloroflexota bacterium and encodes:
- the dapB gene encoding 4-hydroxy-tetrahydrodipicolinate reductase, with the protein product MSIRVCLAGATGWAGSALAQGLAKTNDLHLVAAVSRSHAGQHLGIVLNQPELDCPIFATAEEALSQPCDVFVEYTKPAVALDNVLKALANGAHVVIGTSGLDDAAYATINEAAVKAQRGVLAVGNFALTVVLLQKFATIAARYIPHSEIIDYASDKKIDAPSGTARELAYRLGQVRDSAQTVPTEAIVGEQATRGARMAEQQVHSVRLPGYVISIEAIFGMPDQKLILRHEAGNGAEPYVDGALLAIRNVHTFVGLKRGLEHVLDLD